One Melanotaenia boesemani isolate fMelBoe1 chromosome 8, fMelBoe1.pri, whole genome shotgun sequence DNA segment encodes these proteins:
- the olfml2bb gene encoding olfactomedin-like protein 2B, translated as MRRLLSLLIFYCAVRGLNAQVVDKSMDHSRIKMLLNETEKLTEPNKNASELEESKQGGEHHFPGSEGKVLQPTTEPLDDEMDNQENIISQLLGDYDKVKTVSSGSDCVCRCVVRPIKRSDCSRFHDSDPASPSQDFYTVETITKGTDCKQCVCMAPPSAVNPCEGEYRFKKLQEASRNDIKLATIIDLLEGSLYGLDLLKLNSVTTKLLTRVDNMEKAFARNFTERMREKERVKERTREKDKDKKAQQKTKKKNDLEHSGPKSGAAAYANKQKNYESQLKKNQQQDGLEQQSPARNETETQKTDKEKSSVVIRGVTFYKAEEESLKEDEEQKRGRGKNEDLLISGKAPFIRTFLNSPKTPNISSPTQPKASSTTSKTKSTPSIIKPTVAFTPTTPKQTTMMITTVQQTTTTRSTIKPTTPVVLHTTTPSDTNFSPPIDALPTAPSQPRPRSRLSWTESPADQQKTTKRPAVCKDTVASISEPVQQNSYGLSDGAWMRDARGHGNVIYLTNGHYGNSLLEFRDMDTFKSGQASNSYKLPYSFTGTGHVVYNGAFYYNRAFSRDVIRYDLRHRYVSAWTSLHDALLEEQVHRTQTEVEFAVDESGLWLLYPALDTEGFHQEVILLIHLHPRDLQPIRTFRTGLRLGRYGNTFLVCGVLYAVDSMERHYANVTYAFDTHTLTHTVPKLAFTNMHTHTSQVAYCPLDKKLYAWDGGNQMLYDVIFAY; from the exons ATGAGGCGTTTACTGTCTCTGCTCATTTTTTACTGTGCCGTTCGCGGACTTAACGCTCAGGTGGTGGATAAAAGCATGGACCATTCCCGGATTAAGATGCTGTTGAAcgaaacagaaaaactaaccGAACCGAACAAAAATGCGTCTGAATTGGAGGAAAGTAAGCAGGGAGGTGAGCACCACTTTCCCGGGTCAGAGGGGAAGGTTCTGCAGCCCACCACCGAACCTCTGGATGATGAGATGGACAATCAGGAGAACATAATAAGCCAG CTGCTGGGTGATTATGACAAAGTGAAAACCGTGTCATCGGGATCCGACTGTGTGTGCCGCTGTGTCGTCCGACCAATCAAACGATCTGATTGCAGTCGTTTCCATGACAGCGACCCAGCATCACCATCTCAGGATTTTTACACTGTAGAGACAATTACCAAGGGAACAGACTGCaagcagtgtgtgtgcatggctcCACCTTCAGCCGTCAACCCCTGCGAGGGAGAGTACAGGTTTAAAAAACTACAAGAAGCCAGCAGAAACGACATCAAg CTGGCAACTATCATTGACTTGCTGGAAGGCTCTCTGTATGGGTTGGACTTGTTAAAGTTGAACTCTGTCACCACCAAACTTCTGACCCGGGTGGACAACATGGAGAAG GCTTTCGCTCGAAATTTTACTGAAAGAATGAGAGAGAAAGAACGTGTGAAGGAAAGAACTAGAGAAAAGGATAAAgacaagaaggctcagcagaagacaaagaaaaagaatgatTTGGAACATTCAGGACCTAAAAGTGGAGCAGCTGCATACGCTAACAAGCAG aagAATTATGAAAGtcagttaaagaaaaaccaGCAGCAAGATGGTCTGGAGCAACAGTCGCCAGCCAGGAATGAGACAGAAACTCAAAAGACAGATAAAGAGAAAAGCAGTGTGGTCATCAGAGGAGTGACCTTCTACAAAGCAGAGGAAGAGAGCCTTAaggaagatgaggagcagaagagaggaagaggaaagaatG AGGACTTATTGATCTCTGGCAAGGCACCGTTTATCAGGACATTCCTCAACAGTCCAAAAACTCCAAACATTTCCTCACCCACTCAACCAAAAGCCTcctcaacaaccagcaaaacaAAGTCAACTCCATCTATCATCAAACCAACTGTTGCATTTACTCCTACAActccaaaacaaacaaccatgATGATAACTACTGTACAACAAACTACAACTACCAGAAGCACTATTAAGCCCACCACACCTGTCGTCCTGCATACCACCACGCCTTCTGATACCAATTTCAGTCCACCGATTGATGCACTTCCCACCGCACCGTCTCAGCCCAGACCCAGAAGTCGACTCAGCTGGACAGAAAGCCCTGCTGACCAACAGAAGACCACCAAAAGGCCTG CAGTGTGTAAGGACACAGTAGCTAGCATCTCCGAACCGGTCCAGCAGAACTCATACGGTCTCAGCGACGGAGCGTGGATGAGAGATGCTCGTGGCCATGGCAACGTCATTTACCTAACCAATGGTCACTATGGAAACAGTCTGTTGGAGTTTCGAGACATGGACACCTTCAAGTCAG GTCAGGCGAGTAATTCATACAAGCTGCCCTACAGTTTCACTGGAACAGGCCACGTTGTGTATAATGGAGCTTTTTACTACAACCGTGCGTTCAGCAGGGACGTCATCCGATACGACCTGAGGCACAGATATGTGTCCGCCTGGACCTCTCTACATGATGCTTTACTGGAGGAGCAAGTTCACAGGACGCAGACTGAA GTGGAGTTTGCTGTGGATGAGTCTGGACTGTGGCTCCTTTATCCCGCTCTGGACACTGAGGGATTTCACCAGGAAGTAATCCTGCTCATCCACCTCCATCCCAGAGACCTTCAGCCAATAAGAACCTTTCGTACAGGTCTCCGGCTTGGTCGCTACGGCAATACTTTCCTGGTGTGTGGCGTGCTTTACGCAGTAGATAGTATGGAGCGTCATTATGCCAACGTGACGTATGCCTTCGACACGCATACTCTCACTCACACCGTGCCAAAACTGGCATTCACAAATATGCACACGCACACCTCCCAGGTAGCTTACTGCCCACTGGATAAGAAGCTGTACGCATGGGATGGCGGAAATCAGATGTTGTATGATGTCATCTTTGCTTATTAG